Proteins co-encoded in one Dreissena polymorpha isolate Duluth1 chromosome 12, UMN_Dpol_1.0, whole genome shotgun sequence genomic window:
- the LOC127853293 gene encoding ADP-ribosylation factor GTPase-activating protein 2-like isoform X1, giving the protein MADGPSKSDIQAVFKRLRSIPTNKQCFDCGSNNPTWASVTYGVFLCIDCSAVHRSLGVHVTFIRSTQLDTNWTWFQLRAMQVGGNSNAVGFFRQHGCTSKDAQQKYHSRAANMYKDKLHHSATQAMRLHGTKLHIDSYTDPSSPEAKEVDFFAEHVDTVAPEPEVISEPMTAGQRLTQPISIQNGNGIAKKEVPTLAEGEGPSVEHALSMSPTEALAKAEPRKSLIGAKKAPAKKGKGGFGAQKVKANFEELESQATLRDKEKEQHAANMAVQESRTQAEQEKQMASMRLAYQDMSIERKKQEEKMKTSDPKKAAQMERLGMGWAGNRGVSHSAMTDMQTIEQEGAGQGKFSMDQLERKNNNKSSFFEEELDSYSSGFSSGPPKYDSPFGSTERNRKNEDTGTGSGWGSSSADSGWGMDRFESKQESFSESITSKSEDRSTRTRKAYDNSSSTSATDDAQKKFGNAKAISSDQYFGKNEMDMETRQNLSKFQGSSGISSADLFGGDDKSKSKSSSSFGSGPDFQDFKDGVKQGVTKVAGRLSNIASGVMSSLQDKYGS; this is encoded by the exons ATGGCTGACGGCCCAAGCAAGTCAGATATTCAGGCTGTTTTCAAAAGACTACGTTCCATTCCTACCAACAAG CAATGCTTTGATTGTGGTAGCAACAATCCCACATGGGCCAGTGTGACTTACGGTGTGTTCTTGTGTATAGACTGCTCAGCTGTACACCGCTCACTCGGTGTGCATGTAACATTCATACGCTCTACACAGCTGGACACAAACTGGACATGGTTTCAACTCAGGGCAATGCAAGTGGGAGGAAATTCTAATGCT GTTGGTTTTTTTCGTCAACATGGTTGTACCAGCAAAGATGCACAGCAGAAATACCACAGTCGTGCAGCCAACATGTATAAAGACAAGCTGCATCATTCAGCCACACAGGCTATGCGTTTACACGGCACCAAG CTGCACATTGACTCCTATACTGACCCGTCTTCTCCGGAGGCCAAAGAGGTGGACTTCTTTGCAGAGCATGTTGACACTGTGGCCCCTGAACCTGAAGTGATCAGTGAACCAATGACAGCAGGGCAGAGACTGACCCAGCCAATCAGCATTCAGAATGGGAATG GAATCGCCAAGAAGGAGGTACCCACACTAGCGGAGGGGGAAGGCCCCAGCGTGGAGCATGCGCTCAGCATGTCACCCACAGAGGCTCTGGCTAAGGCAGAACCCCGCAAGTCTCTCATTGGGGCCAAGAAAGCTCCTGCTAAGAAGGGG AAAGGAGGGTTTGGAGCCCAGAAGGTGAAGGCCAACTTTGAGGAGCTGGAGAGCCAGGCGACGCTTCGAGACAAGGAGAAGGAGCAGCATGCTGCTAACATGGCTGTACAGGAGTCGCGCACGCAGGCTGAGCAGGAGAAACAGAT GGCAAGCATGCGTCTGGCCTACCAGGACATGAGCATAGAGAGGAAGAAGCAGGAAGAGAAGATGAAGACTTCAGACCCAAAGAAGGCCGCCCAGATGGAGCGACTGGGAATGGGATGGGCGGGAAATAG AGGTGTGAGTCACTCCGCTATGACGGACATGCAGACGATAGAGCAGGAGGGGGCTGGGCAGGGCAAGTTCTCCATGGACCAATTGGAACGCAAGAACAACAACAAGAGCTCGTTCTTCGAGGAGGAACTCGACTCCTACTCCTCAGGCTTCTCATCTGGACCTCCAAA GTATGACAGTCCCTTTGGCTCCACGGAGAGGAACCGTAAGAATGAGGACACTGGTACTGGGTCGGGCTGGGGGTCCAGTTCAGCAGACAGTGGGTGGGGCATGGACAGGTTTGAGAGCAAACAGGAGTCCTTCTCTGAGTCCATAACCAGCAAATCAGAGGACAG ATCCACACGCACACGGAAGGCATACGACAATTCTTCATCCACTTCAGCCACTGACGATGCTCAGAAGAAATTTGGAAATGCCAAAGCCATCTCATCGGACCAATACTTTGGCAAAAATGAAATGGAT ATGGAAACTCGACAAAATCTTTCCAAGTTCCAAGGCTCATCAGGCATTTCGAGTGCAGATCTGTTTGGCGGTGATGACAAGTCTAAGTCCAAATCCTCAAGCAGCTTTGGTAGCGGCCCAGACTTCCAAGACTTCAAGGACGGTGTGAAACAAGGCGTCACCAAAGTTGCGGGTCGACTCTCAAATATAGCAAGCGGAGTTATGAGCTCTTTACAG GACAAGTATGGCTCCTAG
- the LOC127853293 gene encoding ADP-ribosylation factor GTPase-activating protein 2-like isoform X2 encodes MADGPSKSDIQAVFKRLRSIPTNKQCFDCGSNNPTWASVTYGVFLCIDCSAVHRSLGVHVTFIRSTQLDTNWTWFQLRAMQVGGNSNAVGFFRQHGCTSKDAQQKYHSRAANMYKDKLHHSATQAMRLHGTKLHIDSYTDPSSPEAKEVDFFAEHVDTVAPEPEVISEPMTAGQRLTQPISIQNGNGIAKKEVPTLAEGEGPSVEHALSMSPTEALAKAEPRKSLIGAKKAPAKKGKGGFGAQKVKANFEELESQATLRDKEKEQHAANMAVQESRTQAEQEKQMASMRLAYQDMSIERKKQEEKMKTSDPKKAAQMERLGMGWAGNRGVSHSAMTDMQTIEQEGAGQGKFSMDQLERKNNNKSSFFEEELDSYSSGFSSGPPKYDSPFGSTERNRKNEDTGTGSGWGSSSADSGWGMDRFESKQESFSESITSKSEDRSTRTRKAYDNSSSTSATDDAQKKFGNAKAISSDQYFGKNEMDMETRQNLSKFQGSSGISSADLFGGDDKSKSKSSSSFGSGPDFQDFKDGVKQGVTKVAGRLSNIASGVMSSLQRHK; translated from the exons ATGGCTGACGGCCCAAGCAAGTCAGATATTCAGGCTGTTTTCAAAAGACTACGTTCCATTCCTACCAACAAG CAATGCTTTGATTGTGGTAGCAACAATCCCACATGGGCCAGTGTGACTTACGGTGTGTTCTTGTGTATAGACTGCTCAGCTGTACACCGCTCACTCGGTGTGCATGTAACATTCATACGCTCTACACAGCTGGACACAAACTGGACATGGTTTCAACTCAGGGCAATGCAAGTGGGAGGAAATTCTAATGCT GTTGGTTTTTTTCGTCAACATGGTTGTACCAGCAAAGATGCACAGCAGAAATACCACAGTCGTGCAGCCAACATGTATAAAGACAAGCTGCATCATTCAGCCACACAGGCTATGCGTTTACACGGCACCAAG CTGCACATTGACTCCTATACTGACCCGTCTTCTCCGGAGGCCAAAGAGGTGGACTTCTTTGCAGAGCATGTTGACACTGTGGCCCCTGAACCTGAAGTGATCAGTGAACCAATGACAGCAGGGCAGAGACTGACCCAGCCAATCAGCATTCAGAATGGGAATG GAATCGCCAAGAAGGAGGTACCCACACTAGCGGAGGGGGAAGGCCCCAGCGTGGAGCATGCGCTCAGCATGTCACCCACAGAGGCTCTGGCTAAGGCAGAACCCCGCAAGTCTCTCATTGGGGCCAAGAAAGCTCCTGCTAAGAAGGGG AAAGGAGGGTTTGGAGCCCAGAAGGTGAAGGCCAACTTTGAGGAGCTGGAGAGCCAGGCGACGCTTCGAGACAAGGAGAAGGAGCAGCATGCTGCTAACATGGCTGTACAGGAGTCGCGCACGCAGGCTGAGCAGGAGAAACAGAT GGCAAGCATGCGTCTGGCCTACCAGGACATGAGCATAGAGAGGAAGAAGCAGGAAGAGAAGATGAAGACTTCAGACCCAAAGAAGGCCGCCCAGATGGAGCGACTGGGAATGGGATGGGCGGGAAATAG AGGTGTGAGTCACTCCGCTATGACGGACATGCAGACGATAGAGCAGGAGGGGGCTGGGCAGGGCAAGTTCTCCATGGACCAATTGGAACGCAAGAACAACAACAAGAGCTCGTTCTTCGAGGAGGAACTCGACTCCTACTCCTCAGGCTTCTCATCTGGACCTCCAAA GTATGACAGTCCCTTTGGCTCCACGGAGAGGAACCGTAAGAATGAGGACACTGGTACTGGGTCGGGCTGGGGGTCCAGTTCAGCAGACAGTGGGTGGGGCATGGACAGGTTTGAGAGCAAACAGGAGTCCTTCTCTGAGTCCATAACCAGCAAATCAGAGGACAG ATCCACACGCACACGGAAGGCATACGACAATTCTTCATCCACTTCAGCCACTGACGATGCTCAGAAGAAATTTGGAAATGCCAAAGCCATCTCATCGGACCAATACTTTGGCAAAAATGAAATGGAT ATGGAAACTCGACAAAATCTTTCCAAGTTCCAAGGCTCATCAGGCATTTCGAGTGCAGATCTGTTTGGCGGTGATGACAAGTCTAAGTCCAAATCCTCAAGCAGCTTTGGTAGCGGCCCAGACTTCCAAGACTTCAAGGACGGTGTGAAACAAGGCGTCACCAAAGTTGCGGGTCGACTCTCAAATATAGCAAGCGGAGTTATGAGCTCTTTACAG aGACACAAATAG
- the LOC127853293 gene encoding ADP-ribosylation factor GTPase-activating protein 2-like isoform X3, with translation MADGPSKSDIQAVFKRLRSIPTNKQCFDCGSNNPTWASVTYGVFLCIDCSAVHRSLGVHVTFIRSTQLDTNWTWFQLRAMQVGGNSNAVGFFRQHGCTSKDAQQKYHSRAANMYKDKLHHSATQAMRLHGTKLHIDSYTDPSSPEAKEVDFFAEHVDTVAPEPEVISEPMTAGQRLTQPISIQNGNGIAKKEVPTLAEGEGPSVEHALSMSPTEALAKAEPRKSLIGAKKAPAKKGKGGFGAQKVKANFEELESQATLRDKEKEQHAANMAVQESRTQAEQEKQMASMRLAYQDMSIERKKQEEKMKTSDPKKAAQMERLGMGWAGNRGVSHSAMTDMQTIEQEGAGQGKFSMDQLERKNNNKSSFFEEELDSYSSGFSSGPPKYDSPFGSTERNRKNEDTGTGSGWGSSSADSGWGMDRFESKQESFSESITSKSEDRSTRTRKAYDNSSSTSATDDAQKKFGNAKAISSDQYFGKNEMDMETRQNLSKFQGSSGISSADLFGGDDKSKSKSSSSFGSGPDFQDFKDGVKQGVTKVAGRLSNIASGVMSSLQD, from the exons ATGGCTGACGGCCCAAGCAAGTCAGATATTCAGGCTGTTTTCAAAAGACTACGTTCCATTCCTACCAACAAG CAATGCTTTGATTGTGGTAGCAACAATCCCACATGGGCCAGTGTGACTTACGGTGTGTTCTTGTGTATAGACTGCTCAGCTGTACACCGCTCACTCGGTGTGCATGTAACATTCATACGCTCTACACAGCTGGACACAAACTGGACATGGTTTCAACTCAGGGCAATGCAAGTGGGAGGAAATTCTAATGCT GTTGGTTTTTTTCGTCAACATGGTTGTACCAGCAAAGATGCACAGCAGAAATACCACAGTCGTGCAGCCAACATGTATAAAGACAAGCTGCATCATTCAGCCACACAGGCTATGCGTTTACACGGCACCAAG CTGCACATTGACTCCTATACTGACCCGTCTTCTCCGGAGGCCAAAGAGGTGGACTTCTTTGCAGAGCATGTTGACACTGTGGCCCCTGAACCTGAAGTGATCAGTGAACCAATGACAGCAGGGCAGAGACTGACCCAGCCAATCAGCATTCAGAATGGGAATG GAATCGCCAAGAAGGAGGTACCCACACTAGCGGAGGGGGAAGGCCCCAGCGTGGAGCATGCGCTCAGCATGTCACCCACAGAGGCTCTGGCTAAGGCAGAACCCCGCAAGTCTCTCATTGGGGCCAAGAAAGCTCCTGCTAAGAAGGGG AAAGGAGGGTTTGGAGCCCAGAAGGTGAAGGCCAACTTTGAGGAGCTGGAGAGCCAGGCGACGCTTCGAGACAAGGAGAAGGAGCAGCATGCTGCTAACATGGCTGTACAGGAGTCGCGCACGCAGGCTGAGCAGGAGAAACAGAT GGCAAGCATGCGTCTGGCCTACCAGGACATGAGCATAGAGAGGAAGAAGCAGGAAGAGAAGATGAAGACTTCAGACCCAAAGAAGGCCGCCCAGATGGAGCGACTGGGAATGGGATGGGCGGGAAATAG AGGTGTGAGTCACTCCGCTATGACGGACATGCAGACGATAGAGCAGGAGGGGGCTGGGCAGGGCAAGTTCTCCATGGACCAATTGGAACGCAAGAACAACAACAAGAGCTCGTTCTTCGAGGAGGAACTCGACTCCTACTCCTCAGGCTTCTCATCTGGACCTCCAAA GTATGACAGTCCCTTTGGCTCCACGGAGAGGAACCGTAAGAATGAGGACACTGGTACTGGGTCGGGCTGGGGGTCCAGTTCAGCAGACAGTGGGTGGGGCATGGACAGGTTTGAGAGCAAACAGGAGTCCTTCTCTGAGTCCATAACCAGCAAATCAGAGGACAG ATCCACACGCACACGGAAGGCATACGACAATTCTTCATCCACTTCAGCCACTGACGATGCTCAGAAGAAATTTGGAAATGCCAAAGCCATCTCATCGGACCAATACTTTGGCAAAAATGAAATGGAT ATGGAAACTCGACAAAATCTTTCCAAGTTCCAAGGCTCATCAGGCATTTCGAGTGCAGATCTGTTTGGCGGTGATGACAAGTCTAAGTCCAAATCCTCAAGCAGCTTTGGTAGCGGCCCAGACTTCCAAGACTTCAAGGACGGTGTGAAACAAGGCGTCACCAAAGTTGCGGGTCGACTCTCAAATATAGCAAGCGGAGTTATGAGCTCTTTACAG GACTGA